Proteins co-encoded in one Saprospira grandis genomic window:
- a CDS encoding acyl-CoA dehydrogenase family protein yields MQNQELLDSIKRSAKQDRFKGQDYYMIDDLLTDEQKIARDAVREFVRGEISPIIEDCYERAIYPRHLIKGLAELGAFGPSLPEKYGCAGTDETTYGLMMQELERGDSGIRSAASVQGSLVMYPIYRFGSEEQRMKYLPKLASGEFIGCFGLTEPDHGSNPAGMITNIKEDGDHYILNGAKMWITNSPIADVAVVWAKDEEGVIRGLIVDMDTPGVSAPEIHGKLSLRASITGELVFEDARIPKANLLPNVKGLKGPLFCLTKARYGIAWGALGAAMDCYESALRYSLEREQFGKPIAGFQLTQKKLAEMITEITKAQLLLWRLGGLMDAGKATPAQVSMAKRNNVAMALDIAREARQIHGGMGITNEYPCMRHMMNLETVLTYEGTHDIHLLITGMDVTGLNAFK; encoded by the coding sequence ATGCAAAACCAAGAATTGCTAGACAGCATTAAGCGTTCGGCCAAACAAGACCGCTTTAAGGGCCAAGATTATTATATGATTGACGATTTGCTAACGGATGAGCAGAAAATTGCTCGCGATGCCGTTCGCGAATTTGTCCGTGGCGAAATTTCTCCCATTATTGAGGATTGCTACGAACGCGCCATCTATCCCCGCCACCTGATCAAAGGCTTGGCAGAATTGGGCGCTTTTGGCCCCTCTTTGCCCGAAAAATACGGCTGCGCAGGTACCGATGAAACCACTTACGGCCTCATGATGCAAGAATTGGAGCGTGGCGACTCAGGCATTCGCTCTGCTGCCTCTGTGCAAGGTTCTTTGGTCATGTACCCCATCTATCGCTTCGGTAGCGAAGAACAGCGCATGAAATACTTGCCCAAATTGGCCTCTGGCGAATTTATCGGCTGCTTTGGTTTGACCGAGCCCGATCATGGATCGAATCCCGCCGGCATGATTACCAACATCAAAGAAGATGGCGATCATTATATCCTCAATGGCGCAAAAATGTGGATCACGAACTCGCCTATCGCAGATGTGGCCGTGGTTTGGGCCAAGGATGAAGAAGGCGTTATCCGTGGTTTGATTGTCGATATGGACACCCCCGGCGTTTCTGCTCCCGAAATTCACGGAAAACTTTCTCTCCGCGCTTCTATTACTGGCGAATTGGTTTTTGAAGATGCGCGCATCCCCAAAGCCAATCTTTTGCCCAATGTAAAAGGCTTGAAAGGTCCTTTGTTTTGCCTCACTAAAGCCCGCTACGGCATTGCTTGGGGTGCTTTGGGTGCGGCTATGGATTGTTATGAGTCGGCTTTGCGCTACTCTTTGGAGCGCGAACAGTTTGGTAAACCTATCGCTGGTTTCCAATTGACTCAGAAAAAATTGGCCGAAATGATTACCGAAATCACCAAAGCGCAACTTTTGCTTTGGCGTTTGGGCGGCCTCATGGATGCCGGCAAAGCTACTCCCGCTCAAGTTTCTATGGCCAAGCGTAATAATGTGGCCATGGCCCTAGACATTGCTCGCGAAGCTCGCCAAATTCATGGTGGTATGGGAATTACCAACGAGTATCCCTGCATGCGCCATATGATGAACTTGGAAACGGTATTGACTTACGAAGGTACGCACGATATTCACTTGCTCATTACGGGTATGGATGTTACGGGCTTGAACGCCTTTAAATAA
- a CDS encoding S8 family serine peptidase has translation MLKQLYLLVFLLSSQLIFAQRDYDLFWVQFDHKDNSPYSIFHPQEYLSSAAIERRQKMGIKIDSLDLPVDPSYLAQIKAQGFAIQYSSKWKNGAVIRGNGQKLKFVQELPFVQKTAAIGFSRKKNEGTNYIGRREYKSEYTKEDDFYGLSENQIHMLQVDYLHQLGFAGQNMPLAVFDGGFSDLRETPAFDSLRQKGQILGSYDFVQLDTFVYEGSEHGRDVLSCMAANLPGQVMGSAPQANYFLCKTEDSGGEYRIEEYNWLAAAEFADSVGVYLINSSLGYADFDDDKMDYAYVDLDGNTTTITQAADLAASRGILVVTSAGNEGNDPWHHLSAPGDADSILTVGATDRDGFHADFSSYGFDSSYLVKPNLAARGLFAIVAQVGRYRHNFNSGTSFSSPILAGAMACLWQALPEYSNVELIRLAESLGNQYKKPDTALGYGVPALFDAWKKARAGHYLEVQEKEDLYYLPMAKAQEDFFIIWPEAIDEEVDVKLYGPIGQLIYTKKYQAVFGQRFLCKIPNWKTLPAGLYQLELKMGPAKKKALLAK, from the coding sequence ATGTTAAAGCAACTCTACCTTTTAGTTTTTCTCCTCTCTAGCCAACTTATTTTCGCCCAAAGAGATTACGATTTATTTTGGGTGCAATTTGACCATAAGGACAATAGCCCCTACAGCATTTTTCACCCTCAAGAGTATCTCTCTTCTGCCGCCATTGAGCGCCGCCAAAAGATGGGCATAAAGATCGACAGCCTAGATTTACCCGTAGATCCTAGCTATTTGGCCCAAATAAAGGCCCAAGGCTTTGCCATTCAGTATAGCTCCAAATGGAAAAACGGCGCCGTGATCCGTGGCAATGGCCAAAAACTCAAATTTGTTCAAGAACTCCCCTTTGTCCAAAAAACAGCCGCCATCGGCTTTAGCCGCAAAAAAAATGAAGGGACCAACTATATCGGCCGACGAGAATATAAATCCGAATATACCAAAGAAGACGACTTTTACGGCCTGAGCGAAAACCAAATCCATATGCTGCAAGTCGATTATCTCCACCAACTCGGTTTTGCAGGCCAAAATATGCCCCTAGCCGTTTTTGATGGCGGTTTCTCCGACCTCAGAGAAACTCCCGCCTTTGATTCGCTCCGCCAAAAGGGCCAAATTTTAGGCAGCTACGATTTTGTTCAACTCGATACCTTTGTCTATGAAGGCTCCGAACATGGCCGCGATGTCCTCTCTTGTATGGCCGCCAATTTGCCCGGCCAAGTCATGGGCAGCGCCCCACAAGCCAATTACTTTTTATGCAAAACCGAAGACTCCGGCGGAGAATACCGCATTGAAGAATATAACTGGCTGGCCGCCGCAGAATTTGCCGATAGCGTTGGCGTTTATCTGATCAACTCCTCTTTGGGCTATGCCGATTTTGATGACGACAAAATGGATTATGCCTATGTAGACCTAGATGGTAATACCACCACCATCACCCAAGCCGCCGACCTAGCCGCTAGCCGTGGCATTTTGGTCGTTACTTCGGCCGGAAATGAAGGCAATGACCCCTGGCACCACCTCTCCGCCCCCGGCGATGCCGATAGCATCCTGACCGTTGGCGCCACCGATCGCGATGGCTTTCATGCCGATTTTAGCTCCTATGGTTTTGATTCTAGCTATTTGGTCAAACCCAACCTAGCCGCCCGAGGCCTTTTCGCTATTGTGGCCCAAGTTGGCCGCTATCGACACAATTTTAATTCGGGAACTTCTTTTTCTTCACCCATCTTGGCCGGCGCCATGGCTTGCCTTTGGCAAGCCCTACCCGAATATAGCAATGTAGAACTCATTCGCCTAGCCGAAAGCCTAGGCAACCAATACAAAAAACCCGATACCGCCCTAGGCTATGGGGTGCCCGCCCTCTTCGATGCCTGGAAAAAAGCCAGAGCCGGCCACTATCTAGAGGTCCAAGAAAAAGAAGATCTCTATTATCTGCCCATGGCCAAAGCCCAAGAAGATTTCTTTATCATCTGGCCCGAAGCCATTGACGAAGAAGTAGACGTAAAACTCTATGGCCCAATTGGCCAATTGATTTATACAAAAAAATATCAAGCCGTTTTCGGACAACGCTTTTTATGCAAAATTCCAAACTGGAAAACACTGCCCGCAGGCCTTTATCAACTAGAACTAAAAATGGGGCCCGCCAAGAAAAAAGCCCTTTTGGCTAAGTAG
- a CDS encoding TrmH family RNA methyltransferase translates to MELKKKSMLELQRPSIEEYKQQPKMPLLLILDNLRSALNVGAAFRTADAFGIEGIFLTGISAQPPQREIMKSALGADRAVDWQYFEENKAAVAAAKAKGYKVYAVEQTFGSHSLEQFVWAAQEGIALIFGNEVKGVDAELLPLVDGAIEIPQFGSKHSLNVSVSMGVLLWEMRRQYLGR, encoded by the coding sequence ATGGAACTGAAAAAAAAGAGCATGCTAGAGCTACAGCGGCCTAGCATCGAAGAGTATAAGCAACAACCCAAAATGCCTTTGCTCCTCATTTTAGATAATTTGCGTTCGGCCCTAAATGTGGGCGCTGCTTTTCGCACCGCCGATGCTTTTGGCATTGAAGGCATTTTTTTGACGGGAATTTCGGCCCAACCGCCGCAAAGAGAAATTATGAAGTCGGCTTTGGGCGCCGATAGAGCTGTAGATTGGCAATATTTTGAAGAAAATAAAGCAGCCGTAGCCGCAGCCAAGGCCAAAGGCTATAAAGTGTATGCCGTGGAGCAAACTTTTGGCAGCCATTCTTTAGAACAGTTTGTTTGGGCCGCCCAAGAAGGCATTGCCCTCATTTTTGGCAATGAAGTAAAAGGCGTGGATGCCGAACTCTTGCCTTTGGTAGATGGCGCCATTGAAATTCCGCAATTTGGCAGCAAACATTCTTTAAATGTTTCGGTGAGCATGGGCGTTTTACTTTGGGAAATGCGCAGACAATATTTGGGACGCTAA